A genomic segment from Actinoplanes sichuanensis encodes:
- a CDS encoding S1 family peptidase, whose amino-acid sequence MVAARSRARRTVRRTGLAVALAALTLAAGVGSAPASGVTGGTPATGYTFAAHVQVGDSVRGCSGALIDPEWIATSAACFAGVGGAPTVATTVTVGRADLDATGGQQRRVVDVVVHPDRELALAKLSAPVIDVAPVPIAAVAPTAGETLQVLGYGRTATTWVPRRLHRGDLTVQTVGGATIDLAPAAGASVGVCKGDSGGPALRPRGAGFELVGVHATSGQAGCLDAPAGATATATETRLDDIAAWVRQTVRGGAFVRLPTSAAVLDTRGSIGGAPGVKAAGATTSFQVTGVGGVPATGVTAVLVDVTAVTTTAGMYLTVFPEGTTRPAALSTLNVTANQILSNSAVVNVPASGKLSVYNNGGGVHIIVDVQGYYTRTGTSGGGYVPVTPTRLVDTRSGLGGGGTTTIPSGGSRTFPFTGGVIPAGASTAFVDLIATGATAQGWIGTYATGGTSRSVMDYVPGTTSHGVAVRLGTDGRATFTNNSGSPIHLVMTATGYFTGAPTTGAGLRTLAARRLVDTRSNPAPMPANGTVDIATGLPPGATAVVNFVVVDNTAAGYLHAWPADGTEPGTSLSNYPPTADLARGGMAKVPVGTDGKIRVRNVSAGTTNLVVDLQAWYPSS is encoded by the coding sequence ATGGTTGCTGCCCGCAGCCGCGCGAGACGGACCGTACGGCGCACCGGCCTGGCCGTCGCACTGGCCGCGCTGACCCTGGCCGCGGGGGTGGGCTCCGCGCCGGCCTCGGGCGTCACCGGCGGCACGCCGGCCACCGGGTACACGTTCGCGGCACACGTCCAGGTCGGTGATTCGGTGCGCGGATGTTCCGGCGCCCTGATCGACCCGGAGTGGATCGCCACCAGCGCCGCCTGCTTCGCCGGTGTCGGCGGCGCGCCCACCGTGGCGACCACGGTCACCGTGGGGCGCGCCGACCTGGACGCGACCGGTGGCCAGCAGCGCCGCGTCGTCGACGTGGTGGTGCACCCGGATCGCGAGTTGGCCCTGGCCAAGCTCTCCGCGCCGGTCATCGACGTCGCGCCGGTTCCGATCGCCGCCGTCGCGCCGACCGCCGGCGAGACACTGCAGGTCCTGGGGTACGGGCGCACCGCCACCACCTGGGTGCCGCGCCGGCTGCACCGCGGCGACCTGACCGTCCAGACCGTCGGCGGCGCCACGATCGACCTCGCCCCGGCCGCGGGCGCGTCGGTCGGTGTCTGCAAGGGCGACTCGGGCGGACCGGCACTGCGGCCGCGCGGCGCCGGATTCGAACTCGTCGGCGTGCACGCCACGTCCGGTCAGGCCGGCTGCCTCGACGCGCCGGCCGGCGCGACCGCCACGGCCACGGAGACCCGGCTCGACGACATCGCGGCCTGGGTCCGGCAGACCGTCCGCGGCGGTGCGTTCGTCCGCCTCCCCACCAGCGCGGCGGTCCTCGACACCCGCGGCTCGATCGGCGGGGCACCGGGCGTCAAAGCGGCCGGCGCGACCACGTCGTTTCAGGTCACCGGTGTCGGCGGGGTGCCCGCCACCGGCGTGACCGCGGTACTGGTGGACGTCACCGCGGTGACCACGACCGCCGGGATGTACCTGACCGTGTTCCCCGAGGGCACCACCCGCCCGGCGGCGCTGTCCACGCTGAACGTGACCGCCAACCAGATCCTGTCGAACAGTGCCGTGGTGAACGTGCCGGCCAGCGGAAAACTGTCGGTCTACAACAACGGCGGCGGCGTGCACATCATCGTCGACGTGCAGGGCTACTACACCCGCACCGGCACGTCCGGCGGCGGCTACGTGCCGGTCACGCCGACCCGGCTGGTGGACACCCGCAGCGGGCTCGGCGGTGGCGGCACGACGACGATCCCCAGCGGCGGTAGCCGGACGTTCCCCTTCACCGGCGGGGTGATCCCGGCCGGGGCGTCCACCGCGTTCGTCGACCTGATCGCCACCGGCGCCACCGCACAGGGCTGGATAGGTACGTACGCGACCGGCGGCACCAGTCGCAGCGTGATGGACTACGTTCCGGGCACCACGTCGCACGGCGTGGCGGTCCGGCTCGGCACGGACGGACGGGCCACGTTCACCAACAACAGCGGCTCACCGATCCACCTGGTGATGACGGCGACCGGCTACTTCACCGGCGCCCCGACCACCGGCGCCGGCCTGCGCACCCTGGCGGCACGGCGGTTGGTGGACACCCGCAGCAACCCGGCACCGATGCCGGCGAACGGCACCGTCGACATCGCCACCGGCCTGCCGCCCGGCGCGACCGCCGTGGTGAACTTCGTGGTGGTGGACAACACGGCCGCCGGTTACCTGCACGCCTGGCCGGCCGACGGCACCGAGCCGGGCACGTCGCTGTCCAACTACCCGCCCACCGCCGACCTAGCTCGCGGCGGCATGGCGAAGGTGCCGGTCGGCACCGACGGCAAGATCCGCGTCCGCAACGTCAGCGCGGGCACCACCAACCTGGTGGTGGATCTGCAGGCCTGGTACCCGAGTTCCTGA
- a CDS encoding arsenate reductase ArsC, producing MNHAKPTVLFVCVHNAGRSQMAAGWLRHLAGDTVEVRSAGSAPAETINPAAVEAMKEVGIDITDQTPIKLTWDAARESDVIITMGCGDACPVFPGKRYEDWKLEDPAGKGVDAVRPIRDEIKTRIEVLLADLIPAS from the coding sequence ATGAACCACGCCAAGCCCACCGTCCTGTTCGTCTGCGTCCACAACGCCGGCCGCTCCCAGATGGCCGCCGGCTGGCTACGCCACCTCGCCGGCGACACCGTCGAGGTCCGCTCCGCGGGCTCCGCCCCCGCCGAGACGATCAACCCGGCCGCGGTCGAGGCGATGAAGGAGGTCGGCATCGACATCACCGACCAGACCCCCATCAAGCTGACCTGGGACGCCGCCCGGGAGTCCGACGTCATCATCACCATGGGCTGCGGCGACGCCTGCCCGGTCTTCCCCGGCAAACGCTACGAGGACTGGAAGCTCGAGGACCCGGCCGGTAAGGGTGTCGACGCCGTCCGCCCCATCCGCGACGAGATCAAGACGCGCATCGAGGTCCTGCTCGCCGACCTGATCCCCGCCTCCTGA
- a CDS encoding AfsR/SARP family transcriptional regulator: MQFGVLGPLKIWWPSPAGPLTAPKLRGLLTLLLVEDDPVPAGQLMELLRGRRETGGPTAMHVSVHKLRRWLHGGHRLDLTAQGYTVDVDPALVDAGQFRLRLTAADTATDPYARIELLRSAVSLWRGPIGADLAVPLQQRATVRRLEGLRVRAVLQLAEACLATGMPGTALPYLDDLAHGSPFDERVQAQFALVLAACGRQADALAVIADTRRSLADELGIESGPQLREAHLRILRQRVLPTYS; the protein is encoded by the coding sequence ATGCAGTTCGGAGTCCTCGGTCCGCTGAAGATCTGGTGGCCGTCGCCCGCCGGCCCGCTGACCGCGCCCAAGCTTCGCGGGCTGCTGACCCTGTTACTGGTGGAGGACGACCCGGTGCCCGCGGGGCAACTGATGGAGCTGCTCCGGGGCCGCCGCGAAACCGGCGGCCCCACCGCGATGCACGTCTCGGTACACAAGCTGCGCCGATGGCTGCACGGCGGGCACCGGCTGGACCTGACCGCGCAGGGCTACACCGTCGACGTCGATCCGGCGCTCGTCGACGCCGGACAGTTCCGTCTGCGGCTGACCGCGGCGGACACGGCCACCGACCCGTACGCCCGCATCGAACTGCTCCGGTCGGCGGTGTCGCTGTGGCGCGGCCCGATCGGCGCCGATCTCGCCGTGCCGTTGCAGCAACGGGCGACGGTCCGCCGGCTGGAGGGACTGCGGGTGCGGGCGGTGCTCCAGCTGGCCGAGGCGTGCCTGGCGACCGGCATGCCGGGCACGGCACTTCCCTACCTGGACGATCTGGCGCACGGATCGCCGTTCGACGAGCGGGTGCAGGCACAGTTCGCGCTCGTGCTGGCGGCCTGCGGGCGGCAGGCGGATGCGCTGGCGGTCATCGCCGACACCCGGCGGTCCCTCGCCGATGAGCTGGGCATCGAGTCCGGCCCGCAGCTGCGTGAGGCGCACCTGCGGATCCTGCGCCAGCGCGTCCTGCCCACGTACTCGTAG
- a CDS encoding aquaporin — protein MHQITLWRRLLAEFLGTALLVTAVVGSGIMASSLSPGDVGLQLLQNSVATVFALGALILTFGPVSGAHFNPVVSAADWFLGRRTGTGLTIKDLGGYAVAQTLGAVAGSILANLMFDLAPITMSTRDRSAGNLWLGEIVAVVGLLLLIFALSRSGRATVAPAAVGAYIGAAYWFTSSTSFANPAVTVGRAFTDTFAGIAPASVPGFVIAQIIGLAIGVGVLLALYPTAGQSADRVVVEPDRSH, from the coding sequence ATGCACCAGATCACCCTGTGGCGGCGGCTGCTCGCCGAGTTCCTCGGCACCGCGCTGCTGGTCACCGCCGTCGTCGGCTCCGGCATCATGGCGTCGAGCCTCTCCCCCGGCGACGTCGGCCTGCAACTGCTGCAGAACTCGGTCGCCACCGTGTTCGCCCTCGGCGCGCTGATCCTCACCTTCGGCCCGGTCTCCGGCGCCCACTTCAACCCGGTGGTCTCCGCCGCCGACTGGTTCCTGGGCCGCCGCACCGGCACCGGACTGACGATCAAAGACCTCGGTGGGTACGCCGTAGCGCAGACCCTGGGAGCCGTCGCCGGCTCGATCCTGGCGAACCTGATGTTCGACCTCGCGCCCATCACGATGTCGACCAGGGACCGCTCCGCCGGCAACCTGTGGCTCGGCGAGATCGTCGCCGTCGTCGGCCTGCTCCTGCTGATCTTCGCCCTCAGCCGGTCCGGCCGCGCCACCGTCGCCCCCGCCGCCGTCGGCGCCTACATCGGCGCCGCCTACTGGTTCACCTCGTCCACCAGCTTCGCCAACCCGGCCGTCACCGTCGGCCGCGCCTTCACCGACACGTTCGCCGGCATCGCCCCCGCCTCGGTGCCCGGCTTCGTCATCGCGCAGATCATCGGCCTGGCCATCGGCGTCGGTGTCCTGCTCGCCCTCTACCCCACCGCCGGTCAGAGCGCCGACAGGGTCGTCGTCGAACCCGACCGTTCCCACTGA